A window of the Panulirus ornatus isolate Po-2019 chromosome 63, ASM3632096v1, whole genome shotgun sequence genome harbors these coding sequences:
- the LOC139746000 gene encoding uncharacterized protein isoform X1 has product MMSLEMSDSTDLLGGRRSGSFVNFWRSRTQMERLLLVVVVVLAITLLGLVIGVVVLNSDIARDESRIHQLEDELAKCEAQLTTTSAPTDVTSGATATTGATYTTATTGATTTTTTTGAPSTTTTGAPSTTTTGDPSTTTTTTTGDPSTTTTTTTGDPSTTTTTTTTTGDPSTTTTTTGDPSTTTTTTTGAPSTTTTTTTGDPSTTTTTTTTGAPSTTTTTTTTGAPSTTTTTGTSSPTAEELTAEFTTEDTSPS; this is encoded by the exons ATGATGTCTTTGGAGATGAGCGACAGTACCGACCTTCTGGGTGGCAGGAG GTCCGGCAGCTTCGTCAACTTCTGGCGTTCGCGGACCCAGATGGAACGCCTCCTgctggtcgtcgtcgtcgtcctcgccATTACGCTCCTGGGCCTCGTCATCGGCGTCGTCGTCCTGAATAGCGACA TTGCCAGGGATGAGTCGCGCATCCACCAGCTGGAGGACGAGCTGGCCAAGTGCGAGGCGCAGTTGACTACCACTTCAGCCCCGACCGACGTAACCAGTGGTGCCACTGCCACCACTGGAGCTAcctacaccactgccaccactggcgctactaccaccaccaccaccactggcgctccttccaccaccaccactggcgctccttccaccaccaccactggcgatccttccaccactaccaccaccaccactggcgatccttccaccactaccaccaccaccactggcgatccttccaccactaccactaccaccaccaccactggcgatccttccaccactaccaccaccactggcgatccttccaccactaccaccaccaccactggcgctccttccaccactaccaccaccaccactggcgatccttccaccactaccaccaccaccaccactggcgctccttccaccactaccaccaccaccaccactggcgctccttccaccactaccaccactggcaCTTCGTCCCCCACTGCGGAAGAACTCACTGCCGAATTCACCACTGAAGATACTTCCCCTAGTTAG
- the LOC139746000 gene encoding uncharacterized protein isoform X2 has product MMSLEMSDSTDLLGGRRSGSFVNFWRSRTQMERLLLVVVVVLAITLLGLVIGVVVLNSDIARDESRIHQLEDELAKCEAQLTTTSAPTDVTSGATATTGATYTTATTGAPSTTTTTTTGAPSTTTTTTTGDPSTTTTTTTTGAPSTTTTTTTTGAPSTTTTTGTSSPTAEELTAEFTTEDTSPS; this is encoded by the exons ATGATGTCTTTGGAGATGAGCGACAGTACCGACCTTCTGGGTGGCAGGAG GTCCGGCAGCTTCGTCAACTTCTGGCGTTCGCGGACCCAGATGGAACGCCTCCTgctggtcgtcgtcgtcgtcctcgccATTACGCTCCTGGGCCTCGTCATCGGCGTCGTCGTCCTGAATAGCGACA TTGCCAGGGATGAGTCGCGCATCCACCAGCTGGAGGACGAGCTGGCCAAGTGCGAGGCGCAGTTGACTACCACTTCAGCCCCGACCGACGTAACCAGTGGTGCCACTGCCACCACTGGAGCTAcctacaccactgccaccactggcgct ccttccaccactaccaccaccaccactggcgctccttccaccactaccaccaccaccactggcgatccttccaccactaccaccaccaccaccactggcgctccttccaccactaccaccaccaccaccactggcgctccttccaccactaccaccactggcaCTTCGTCCCCCACTGCGGAAGAACTCACTGCCGAATTCACCACTGAAGATACTTCCCCTAGTTAG